The genomic window CATTCCTAACCAGCAGCATCATGACATTAGTTCTGGGATTGAAGACTCTGTGGTTTCTGGCGTTCTCCTCACTTTCCCACACACTGGCAGTAAATAACAGTGGGAGATGGTGGTAAGTTTTGACCAATATTAGTCGTCAGTGAAAACAATTTAGCATCTTTTTAagcagggggaaaaaaacaggtgCGAAGTTATTGTTTAAGTAATGAGAATCGAAAATATTGAGGTTGTTTATCTGCATGGGTCATGGAGCCAGTTCATTCTGTTCTgattgtttgcttttatttcaggggAATTGTAAATATTGCGTCTTCCTCGAATCTATTGACCGACTCGAAATATGTCCAACTGGTTTTGGATCCAAGCTTGCAGCTGCTGAGCAGAAAGCAGAGGAAACTGATCCGCCAGAACCCGGGCATATTGCATAGCATCACAGGAGGGCTGCAGAACGCCATCAGAGAGTGCAAATGGCAGTTCCGCAGTCGACGCTGGAACTGTCCAACATCTCAAACTCCCAACATCTTCGGCAAGATCGTCAACCGAGGTAGGCTCTCTTTGACGAGTATATATTTACCCCAGACAGCTCTTCACCAGCGATCCTCCAGCATTAGACTCCAATAGGCCAGTTTCATCCGGAATACTATTCCGGGCCACCCCAAGTCACCCCAACGCTTAGTCAGTATCACCGGGTCGTCTTGCCGACTGCAGTCTAGCCTTGGTCGATAGGAAGACCCTGATCAGGGTAATTGAATAAAAAGAAAgtactagaaatgctcagcaggtcaggcagcatctggggagagagaaacggaCGCTACGTTTCAGCTcgacgacctttcatcagagctgctgagcatttccagtatgtTTTGCTTTTATGTCAGATGTTCAGTATTTAACTGCTTCGGATAATGGGACTCCACTCAATCCAAGCCAGTCTAATCTAGTCCGGTTCCATGTCGAAACTCGGATCGCAATAACAAGGGTTGCCCTGTCCAGACCAGGTGTGGATGCAGATCTGGATCCGGACAACGGGCTCCATAGCGAAATCCCAGTCAGAGGAAGGGATGGTTCTACCTCACCTCGGCCTGAACCACATCAGCGCCCAATCTGAGATGTGTCTGTCCAACCCGGATTGGACTAGGAGTTCAGGGAACACCGAGCCAGTATACTCGGTTCATTCGAGGCTGATTAGAAGGAGGTCCGATTTCGCATAATGACCCAGAGCAGGTAACTGGTCCCTGATTTAAGTACATGCCCAAGTTAAGGTTTCTTTTAAGGCAGAAATCCAATTGCTACCTGGCCTGGTCTAGATTTGAAACGAAGCAGATTCGCATTCCAGAGACAAGTCTGGTCTTATGGGATATCCTGAAATAAGATGGAGAAACTTTGAAATGCCAGGAGCTGCCATTTAAAcaatcaaaattaaattaaaagccaGTTAATATTCCCTCTTCAACCAGGCAATGCTCTCAGAGTTGGTCTCAGGAAGTTCCCAGCCTGATCCTGGTGTAGGAAACGGGTCTGCCATTGAAAGCAGAAAGCAGGGAGCAGGGAGCACTGGCAGCACACGGACTGTGTGCACAGCAGCTGAACATTCAGAGTTTGGAATTTCCAAACTCGCATCCCTGTTGGGTAGGAGTCAACACCCGACACTCAGGCTGAAAGGGTGAGTCGGCCGCTCTGGATCTGCGTTCCTTCCTCCTTGGCCAACAGGTTGATTCGAGTGAAGGTTAGTTTTGGTCGTCACAAAGTTTGGGGAGCAGAGGCGCATTCCTCAACCAGAGTCTCGAATAACTACCCTGTGCTTATTGGGAGCGCCGATGCCAGGATTCGGAACACCGCTCGGGATCAGTGCTCGGCTTCTTTCCAACCCACACCGTTCTACAGTTTTACACACAATTTGACTCACTTTGAGTTTAATGCTCCAGGCAGGGTTCCAAATTCCCGCTTTCTTTGATGCTTGCTTGATATCTCAGTGCACGCTGTTCCTGTTTCTGCATCGccctttctcccctctttctcctatgTGCTTGCATGGTTTCCGCCGTTTCGCTTTGCCTCTCTGATTTCCTGGTGAATTTTTGCTCCCCATTTCTCCAGATTTATGCCTGGTTCTCAGACTCCAACCATTCATTCCATGTGGCGCCTGTCAGGTTTCCCTTACATTTCTGTCCGCCTCTCGCACCTCCAACCCCATCTTCGCTCTTCCAAAGCCCAGCGGCCGTGCGCCTCCCTGCTTATCTGCGGGCGCCTCATCGTTGTCTGCTCACGCCTCACTCACTGCCCCGTTCCCACTCGGAGGCTCTCGGTttcacctttctctctctttccaaatCCACGCACCCTCTTCCTTTGCCTAGCTGCTGACCTCCGCTCCGTCCTTCAATTCTGCGTCTCCTTCTCCCCCGTCCCATCTTCAAGTTATTGCCCCCTCCATTCTCTGGTCGTCTCTTTCTAATTCTTGGTGTTCCTCTAACGCCTTggacccctctcctcccctgcagGCTGCCGTGAGACGGCCTTCATTTTCGCTCTGACCAGTGCGGCAGTAACTCACTCGGTGTCCCGCTCGTGTTCTGAGGGCTCCATCGAGTCGTGTACGTGCGATTACCGACGGCGGGGACCCGGCGGAGCGGACTGGCACTGGGGTGGGTGCAGTGACAACATTGATTTCGGCCGCGTCTTCGGCCGCGAGTTCGTGGATTCGAGCGAAAGGGGAAGAGACCTGCGCTAtctgaccaacctgcacaacaacGAGGCTGGCAGACTGGTAACGATTACATGATTTCAGTGCATGAAATACGCAACAGAATACGCCAATAACAAAATGAACGGAGTGAAATGCATTTAACAATCTGTCCGAAAAACTAAAAACAGATAACTTTAGGAATTATTCTCTCTTCCAACACCCCAGTTATATTCACATAACAGGGATTCTCCAGAATTCTCTAACTGGACATTAGCAGTCAGACGTTCGTTAAGTGCAAGACACTGCAGTCGAAACACGACGTAGGTCTTCAGTTGTAATTTTCATCGCAGACAAAAAAATGTGCggtgcaaaagcaaaatgctgcagattctggaaatgtgaaataaaaacagacatgcTGTAATACtcaggggtcgagcagcatctgtggagagagaagtagagttacTGATTCAGGTCAACGAGTTTTCATCAAGATATTGGAAAGTTTTAGGTGGCAGAGAAAGGCGAGGGCGGAGAGAACGCCGGGGAATGTCTTTGGCGGGGCGGAGACCAGGcgggactgaatgacacaagtggtggggGTGCCTGTTGAGAGAGGGCGGTGAAGGCGTGTTATTGCAGCTCGTCTGTCTGAGGAAGGTGTAAATAGAAGACGCgtgaggacaggggagggagaACAGAATGAAGCAGGAGCTGTGGGACACAAAACACGacctttgctggaaatctgaaaataaagagaatattggaaatatccaacaggacaggcagcatctgtggagattgaAACACGGAGCTAATGTTACAGGCTGATGACGTTTcgtcagaattggccagttctgatacaaactggaaaaggCTGGTGATGTGAAATCGCTGAgttcagtgttgagtcctgacagctgcaacatgacttttcgAAAGACTGCCCATCCCTAGGTGCcttggagaaggtggtgatgagctgccttcttggaccgctgcaggtgttgggggagggagttccagggttttgacccagtgacggtgaaggaacggtgatatatttctgagtcgggacggtgtgtggctGGGAGGGCAACTTCCCAGGTGGCGGTGTTCCACACGGAATCTGTGTGTGGTTCCTCCAACG from Pristis pectinata isolate sPriPec2 chromosome X, sPriPec2.1.pri, whole genome shotgun sequence includes these protein-coding regions:
- the wnt1 gene encoding protein Wnt-1, translating into MTLVLGLKTLWFLAFSSLSHTLAVNNSGRWWGIVNIASSSNLLTDSKYVQLVLDPSLQLLSRKQRKLIRQNPGILHSITGGLQNAIRECKWQFRSRRWNCPTSQTPNIFGKIVNRGCRETAFIFALTSAAVTHSVSRSCSEGSIESCTCDYRRRGPGGADWHWGGCSDNIDFGRVFGREFVDSSERGRDLRYLTNLHNNEAGRLTVHAEMRQECKCHGMSGSCTVKTCWMRLPTFRTVGNLLKDRFDGASRVIYSNKGSNRASRADMRHLEPENPAHKPHSPQDLVYFEKSPNFCTANSKMGTTGTTGRACNNTSLGLDGCDLLCCGRGFRTLTQRVTERCHCTFHWCCHVSCLNCTTTQTLHECL